The Lacrimispora xylanolytica genome has a segment encoding these proteins:
- a CDS encoding Stp1/IreP family PP2C-type Ser/Thr phosphatase, producing the protein MKACAMTDIGRVRNANQDYVFASAESVGSLPNLFLVADGMGGHKAGDYASRYISEHLVEHIKQAEDSEIIPLLREGIEKVNQMLYQESRDKAELNGMGTTLVAAVIEDSSMYVANVGDSRLYLIRNQLKQITKDHSYVEELVSLGQMERGSRDYREKKNIITRAVGTEEKLEIDFFEVSLEPGDYVLMCSDGLSNMLEDAEMEEIICSELELGEKAEKLITVANDNGGKDNIAVVLINPEIGREESL; encoded by the coding sequence ATGAAGGCTTGCGCTATGACCGATATTGGAAGAGTTCGAAATGCCAATCAGGATTATGTCTTTGCTTCAGCCGAATCTGTGGGCAGCCTGCCCAACCTTTTTCTGGTTGCAGACGGCATGGGCGGTCATAAGGCTGGGGATTATGCGTCCAGATATATATCAGAACATCTGGTGGAGCATATAAAACAGGCCGAAGACTCTGAAATTATACCCCTTCTGCGAGAGGGAATCGAAAAAGTCAATCAGATGCTCTACCAGGAGTCGAGAGACAAAGCGGAATTAAACGGCATGGGCACAACACTGGTAGCTGCTGTGATTGAAGATTCCTCCATGTATGTGGCAAATGTAGGGGACAGCAGGCTTTATCTGATCCGGAATCAGTTAAAGCAGATTACAAAAGACCACTCCTACGTAGAAGAGCTTGTTTCCCTGGGACAGATGGAACGGGGAAGCAGGGATTACCGTGAAAAAAAGAACATTATAACGAGAGCGGTTGGTACGGAAGAAAAGCTTGAGATCGATTTTTTTGAGGTCAGCCTTGAGCCGGGAGATTATGTACTTATGTGTTCTGACGGACTCAGCAATATGCTTGAGGACGCTGAGATGGAAGAAATTATCTGTTCAGAGCTGGAACTGGGGGAGAAGGCAGAGAAATTGATAACAGTCGCCAATGATAACGGAGGAAAGGACAATATTGCAGTCGTTCTCATAAATCCGGAAATTGGCAGGGAGGAAAGCTTATGA
- the rsmB gene encoding 16S rRNA (cytosine(967)-C(5))-methyltransferase RsmB, translated as MTKETDSREIALDILMEILEKSGYSHIILRQALNKYQYLDKSERAFISRLVEGTLEYLLQIDYVIDSFSSTKIKKMKPVIRTILRMSVYQLLYMDRVPDSAVCNEAVKLSVKRKFTGLKGFVNGVLRNISRNKETLSCPNASVRYSMPEWIVSMWEKEYGRETAVAMMESFLKNKKTTVRCNYANAAREEILKSLQKQEVIVAESGLSDAVLYLEKYDYLDSLEAFKKGWIQVQDLSSVFVGEAADPKKDDYVIDVCGAPGGKSIHIADKLNGTGLVEVRDLTAYKVDLIQQNIDRCGFKNIRTKVQDALILDQESIEKADIVIADLPCSGLGIIGRKPDIKYRLKPEDLKELASLQREILSVVQSYVKPGGKLVFSTCTVNKQENEENALWFLKEFPFDPLDLTGKLGDGISSETLKQGYIQLLPGIHPCDGFFLSAFVKR; from the coding sequence ATGACTAAAGAAACAGACAGCAGGGAGATTGCCCTTGATATCCTCATGGAGATACTGGAAAAATCAGGATACAGCCATATCATTCTGCGTCAGGCATTAAATAAATATCAATATCTGGACAAATCGGAGCGGGCCTTTATTTCAAGGTTAGTAGAAGGAACCTTGGAATATCTGCTCCAGATTGATTATGTCATAGACTCTTTTTCCAGTACAAAGATAAAAAAGATGAAACCTGTCATCCGTACCATATTGAGGATGTCGGTCTATCAGCTTTTATACATGGACCGGGTACCGGATTCCGCTGTTTGCAACGAAGCCGTTAAGCTTTCTGTAAAAAGAAAGTTTACCGGCTTAAAAGGCTTTGTAAACGGAGTTCTCCGCAATATTTCAAGAAACAAGGAAACCCTTTCCTGCCCCAATGCTTCCGTACGTTATTCCATGCCTGAGTGGATCGTATCCATGTGGGAGAAGGAATACGGAAGGGAAACTGCAGTTGCAATGATGGAATCGTTTTTAAAGAACAAAAAGACCACGGTTCGTTGCAATTATGCCAATGCTGCCAGAGAAGAGATACTAAAAAGCTTACAGAAACAGGAGGTAATCGTAGCAGAATCCGGACTTTCTGATGCAGTTCTTTATCTGGAGAAATACGATTATTTAGACAGCCTGGAGGCGTTTAAAAAGGGATGGATTCAGGTACAGGATTTAAGCTCCGTTTTTGTAGGGGAAGCAGCGGATCCTAAGAAGGATGATTATGTCATCGATGTTTGCGGAGCCCCGGGTGGCAAAAGCATTCATATCGCAGATAAGCTAAATGGAACTGGACTGGTTGAAGTCCGTGACTTAACTGCTTATAAAGTGGACTTAATACAGCAGAACATCGACAGATGCGGATTTAAAAACATACGCACTAAGGTTCAGGATGCATTAATTCTGGATCAGGAATCCATAGAGAAGGCAGATATTGTGATTGCAGACCTGCCTTGTTCCGGACTTGGAATCATCGGTAGAAAACCGGATATCAAATACCGGTTAAAGCCAGAGGACCTAAAAGAGCTGGCTTCTCTCCAAAGAGAGATTCTCTCCGTTGTCCAGTCCTATGTAAAGCCAGGTGGGAAGCTGGTTTTCAGTACATGTACCGTTAATAAACAGGAGAATGAAGAAAATGCCCTCTGGTTCTTAAAGGAGTTCCCGTTTGATCCTTTGGATCTTACCGGGAAGCTTGGAGACGGGATTTCTTCTGAGACCTTAAAGCAAGGATATATACAGTTATTGCCGGGAATCCATCCTTGTGACGGATTTTTCCTTTCGGCATTTGTAAAAAGGTAA
- the fmt gene encoding methionyl-tRNA formyltransferase: protein MRIVFMGTPEFSVPALKALVEAGHDVVGVVTQPDKSKGRGKEIQMPPVKEQALEYGIPVYQPVKARDPEFVKVLADLAPDTMVVAAFGQILPKSILDIPKYGCICIHASLLPKYRGAAPIQYAVIHGEKESGITTMLMAEGIDTGDMLDQEAVSLDSKETGGSLHDKLSQVGAALILKTLKKLEDQTAVRTPQDDSNSNYVGMIKKSMGDIDWSMEAVSIERLIRGLNPWPSAYTVWNGKTIKIWDAEVVDKEYEGPCGQVVETGKDCLVVKTGKGGLSIKELQMQGKKRMDIGAFLRGYPIVEGTVFERSV from the coding sequence ATGCGTATTGTTTTTATGGGAACGCCTGAATTTTCCGTGCCTGCTCTAAAGGCACTGGTAGAGGCTGGACATGATGTGGTTGGGGTGGTGACCCAGCCGGATAAATCAAAAGGCAGAGGAAAAGAAATACAGATGCCGCCAGTAAAAGAACAGGCTTTGGAATACGGAATTCCTGTTTACCAGCCTGTTAAGGCCAGAGATCCTGAATTTGTTAAGGTCCTGGCTGATTTAGCCCCAGATACCATGGTTGTTGCAGCATTTGGCCAGATTCTTCCAAAAAGCATTCTGGATATTCCGAAATACGGCTGTATTTGTATCCATGCTTCCCTTCTTCCGAAATACAGGGGAGCAGCACCCATACAGTATGCAGTCATTCATGGAGAAAAGGAAAGTGGAATCACCACTATGCTTATGGCAGAGGGGATTGATACGGGAGATATGCTGGATCAGGAGGCGGTTTCCTTAGATTCAAAAGAAACTGGTGGAAGTCTCCACGATAAGCTGAGCCAGGTTGGAGCTGCCCTCATTTTAAAAACATTAAAAAAACTGGAAGATCAAACCGCAGTCAGAACCCCTCAGGACGATTCAAACTCCAACTATGTCGGCATGATAAAAAAGTCCATGGGTGATATTGACTGGTCCATGGAGGCTGTCAGCATAGAACGGCTCATCCGGGGACTGAATCCATGGCCCAGCGCCTATACAGTCTGGAATGGAAAAACAATAAAAATCTGGGATGCTGAAGTTGTGGACAAAGAGTACGAAGGCCCCTGCGGTCAGGTGGTGGAAACCGGTAAGGATTGTCTCGTTGTAAAGACGGGAAAAGGCGGCTTATCCATCAAAGAGCTTCAGATGCAGGGGAAAAAACGTATGGACATCGGCGCATTTCTGCGGGGATATCCGATTGTGGAAGGCACTGTTTTTGAAAGGAGTGTTTGA
- a CDS encoding zinc metallopeptidase — translation MFYGGMMGYYYDPTLIFVIIGALLSLVASARVNSTYNKYSKVRSMSGMTGAEAAKRLLNSQGIYDVQVRPVSGQLTDHYDPRSKTVNLSDSVYDSTSVAAIGVAAHECGHAMQDNTGYVPLKLRGAIVPVANIGSQAAFPIILLGFFIGGVGSPLVNIGLILFSVAVLFQLVTLPVEFNASSRAIHLLGEVGILGSEELGHTRKVLGAAALTYVAALAATVLQLARLVFLFGGRRQDD, via the coding sequence ATGTTTTACGGAGGAATGATGGGATATTATTATGATCCTACCTTGATATTTGTAATCATTGGCGCTTTATTATCCCTGGTTGCTTCAGCCAGAGTAAACAGCACATACAATAAATATTCAAAAGTTAGAAGCATGTCAGGGATGACTGGTGCAGAAGCTGCCAAGAGGCTTTTAAATTCTCAGGGAATTTACGATGTCCAGGTACGCCCTGTAAGCGGTCAGCTGACGGATCATTACGATCCAAGATCAAAGACCGTGAATCTATCTGATTCCGTCTATGATTCCACGTCAGTTGCTGCCATCGGTGTTGCTGCCCACGAGTGCGGTCATGCCATGCAGGACAACACAGGATATGTTCCCTTGAAGCTTCGTGGGGCCATTGTTCCGGTAGCCAATATCGGCTCTCAGGCGGCTTTCCCGATTATACTTTTAGGCTTTTTCATCGGGGGCGTGGGTTCCCCGTTAGTTAACATAGGATTGATTCTTTTTTCTGTAGCAGTCCTTTTCCAGCTGGTCACACTACCAGTGGAATTTAATGCTTCAAGCAGAGCCATTCACCTTCTTGGTGAAGTAGGCATTTTGGGAAGTGAAGAACTTGGACATACCAGAAAAGTTCTGGGAGCGGCGGCACTCACCTATGTAGCTGCTCTTGCTGCAACTGTGCTGCAGCTTGCAAGACTTGTATTTTTATTTGGAGGAAGAAGGCAGGATGACTAA
- the rlmN gene encoding 23S rRNA (adenine(2503)-C(2))-methyltransferase RlmN → MEKTDIKSMDLEKLTSFVASLGEKPFRAKQLYEWMHKKLASDYDEMTNLPKSLKEKLLQSAAFTSLVVVDEKISQIDGTRKYLFSLSDGNIIESVLMKYNHGNSVCISSQVGCRMGCRFCASTLDGLERNLTASEMLDQIYRIQKLTGERVSNVVVMGSGEPMDNYDNLIDFIRLLTDENGLNISQRNITVSTCGIVPGIKKLANEDLQITLALSLHAPNDEVRKTLMPIAKRYSLSEVLPACQEYFEKTGRRLTFEYSLVSGVNDNLKEAKALADLLKGINGHVNLIPVNPIKERDYVQSDRKAILDFKNYLEKNGINVTIRREMGRDINGACGQLRKSFISKE, encoded by the coding sequence ATGGAAAAAACAGATATAAAATCTATGGATTTGGAGAAGCTCACTTCATTTGTGGCATCATTAGGAGAAAAACCATTTCGGGCAAAGCAGTTATATGAATGGATGCATAAAAAGCTGGCTTCTGATTACGATGAAATGACCAACCTTCCCAAATCTCTGAAAGAAAAATTGCTGCAGTCAGCAGCATTTACATCCCTTGTGGTCGTAGATGAAAAAATTTCACAAATAGACGGAACAAGAAAATACTTATTCAGCCTTTCCGATGGAAACATCATTGAAAGCGTTCTGATGAAATACAATCATGGAAATTCTGTCTGCATTTCTTCTCAGGTGGGCTGCCGCATGGGCTGCCGTTTTTGTGCGTCCACCCTTGACGGACTGGAACGAAATTTAACCGCCTCAGAAATGCTGGACCAGATCTACCGGATTCAAAAGCTGACAGGGGAGAGAGTTTCTAATGTAGTTGTCATGGGGTCTGGCGAGCCTATGGATAATTATGACAATCTCATTGACTTTATCCGCCTTCTCACGGATGAGAACGGTCTTAACATCAGTCAGCGAAACATTACAGTATCAACGTGTGGCATCGTTCCCGGAATCAAAAAGCTGGCGAATGAGGACCTTCAGATCACACTTGCCCTTTCCCTTCATGCACCCAATGATGAAGTGAGAAAAACGCTGATGCCAATAGCAAAACGATATTCTCTTTCAGAAGTATTGCCTGCGTGCCAGGAGTACTTTGAAAAGACAGGAAGAAGGCTTACCTTTGAATACAGTCTGGTAAGCGGCGTGAATGATAATCTAAAAGAAGCGAAGGCACTTGCTGATCTTTTAAAAGGAATCAATGGCCACGTAAACCTGATTCCAGTCAACCCCATAAAAGAACGGGATTACGTGCAATCAGACCGGAAGGCCATACTGGATTTTAAAAATTATCTTGAAAAAAACGGAATTAATGTTACTATAAGAAGAGAAATGGGACGGGATATCAACGGTGCCTGTGGACAGCTTAGAAAGAGTTTTATCAGTAAGGAATAA